GCGGGGTCAGTTGGGTGGCCGGGGTGGACCGGCGTTCGAACGCCGTGTACTGCTCGCCCGCGTGCGTCACGAGGGCCTGGCGGGCCCGGAAGGAAACGCTCGACGAACGCTCACGGTGCGGCCACATGTGCGGCATCGCCTGCCTGCGCATGGCGCTCCTGATTCGTACCGGTGCGGCGCACACCATGTCCGAACTCCTCAACGGCGCCCGGAAGCGCGGGGCGTACACCGAGGACCTGGACACCGCAACGATCCGCTGCCTGATCTACGCCCCGTTCGTCCAGTACGTGCTGAACGTCCAAGCGCTGGACGCCGAGGTTTACCCGGCCCTGACCGTGCCCGGCCTCCACAACCTTCTTGACGACGGGCGCCTCGTGATGGCGTCCGTCGTCAAGGAGATCCGCCTGGCCCGAGAACCCCGCCCCAGGGCACGGGCGGCCACCTCGTCCTCGTCACCGGCCGCAGGTTCGCAGCGAAGGTCTCCGCGGCGGCCTCCGGCAGGAGACCGAGCTGTTCGTCCAGCCAGATCCGCCAGGGCTCGTACTCGTCCAGCACCGCCAGGTCGTAGGAGAGCATCCGGTTCTCCGGCGGGCGTTTGCCGTAGCGGTGGCGCTGTTCGGCGACGAACTGGGGGCCGAAGCGCCGAAGGGCCTGTTCTGTGGTCATGGGCCCGGATTCTCCGCTTTCCCGCCCCCGCGCGCACCCAGTTTGAGAGGCTGCTCGAGCAGCTGTGACATATGGGCATCGGAGTGGGGGAGTAGCGGTATGGCAGAGGGGGGCCGGCGACCGTCGGCGGAGCGTGTGCGGCAGCGCCGGTCGGCGGCCGTGCGCAGGCGCGTGCACGAGAAGGCGCTGGTCGAGGTGCGTGGCTGTCTGCGGGACTGGGACGACGACCGTGACGCGGCTCGCGAGGCCAAGGCCGTGATCGATACGCTCATCGCGCCCGAGTACCAGGGCCGGGCGCTCATCGAGTTGTTGCAGAACGCACATGACGCGCACCCGGCCGGTGCCGCCGACGGACGTGTCGAGATCCGGCTGGACGAGGAGGAGGGTGAGTACGGCACCCTCTATGTGGCCAATCAGGGCAAGCCGTTCAGTAGCAAGAACTTCAAGGACCTGTGCAGCATCGCCCTGTCCCGCAAACGTGCCGACGCGGGGATCGGCCACAAGGGCGTCGGGTTCAAGAGCGTGCTGAACCTGTGCGGTGCCCCTGAGGTCTACAGCGTCGACAGGGAGGGGTCCCGGATCCCCGACGGGCTCACCTTCCGCTTCGCCCGGCTCGACGACTACGATGCGCTCGCCCGCGAGGTGGCACCCGAGCGCGCGGATTTCCCCGACTACTTGAAGGCGAACCTGCACACGCTGAAGGTGCCGGTCTTCCTGAAAGAGGCGCCGAAGACCATCCACAACTTCACACGCCGGGGCTTCGTCACCGTCGTCCGTCTGCCGCTGAAGTCCGCCGACGCCTGCTCGGCCGCAGCCGCACAGGTGCGGGAGCTCATGGACGACAGTGCCCCGTTCGAGCTGTTCCTCGACCGCCTGGAACGCGTCCAGCTGGAGTGGCGGGCCGCAGGGGAGAACCGGCGCAGAACGTACGACCGTCAGGTTCAGATGCTGCACCAGGCCCGGGGCCTGAAGGTGCAACAGGTCACCTTGCGCCGACGGATGCGACTGATCGTCATCTGCGGGAAGGCCGACCCGGACCGCGCCCGGGAGGCGCTCACCGCGTCGATCGAGAAGAACGGGATGCGACACGACTGGATGGCTTGGGAGAAGAAAGCAGAGGTCCGCGTCGCCGTACCGGTCGGCGATCCCCTCGACAAGGGGCGGCTGTACACCTTCCTGCCGATGGGCGAGCAGATCGCGGCTCCTCTGCGCGGCTTCGTCCACGCCCCGTTCTTCGCCGAGATGAACCGGCGCTCGTTCAACGCGGGGGTGCCGTGGAACGACCTGCTGCTCGACACCGTGGCCAAGACGTGTGCCCGCGCGGTGCTCGCCACGACGGACGGACGCGCACCCATTCCCTCCGGGGCGCTCGTCGACCTGATGTGCTGGCAATCGCCCAAGGCACTGCCCCGGCTCACCACCGCCTTCCAACAGCTCGGTCACGGCATCACCCAAGTGCCGTTCATCCCGACGATCGCCGCGGCGTCCGGCACGCGCACATCCCTGCACCAGGCAGTGCTGTGGGAAGGCAAGGAGCCCGCCACGGCCTTCACCCCGCACGCGGTCGCCGCCACGGGGATCACCGACCTCCTCGACCCGCAGCTGCATCCCGTTCGGCTACGGGAGCTGGTGTCTTTGGCCGGGAGTATGGGCACGCGCCTCGAACCGCCCACGGAGCGCCTCGCCTCCTGGGCCGAGCGGCTCGCCGAGGCGACCGCCCGCGCACCCTTCGACCCCGGATGGTGGGCGGACTTCTACTACGACCTCTCACAGGAGTTCCCTGACGGCTGGGACGTCGCCGGCAAGCGGATCATCCTCACGGCCGGGCCGGCGCTGGCACCGGCCGCCGCGGAAGGCGTCTTCTTCGACCGGGAGTCCCCACGGAGGCCCTCTCTTCCGGCCCTGCCCACCGGACTGTCGGGCAGGCTGCACTTCCTGCACGAGGCCATCACCTGGACCGGCAAAGGCCGCAAGCGCAGAGCGCAGGGCCGCACCTGGCTCAAGACAGTCGGCCTCGTCCACGACTACAGCGCCGACCAAGTGCTCGAGGTCGTGGCCGCGGCCCTGCGCGCGGACGGAGAGGGAAAAGACGACGACAACGTGCGCATGGCCTGCCTCCGCTACGCCTGCGTGCTGTCCCACACCCTGGAGAGGGAGGGACGCAAGCCTCCGCGACTGCATGGTCTCCGGGTCCCGACACGGGGCGGCTGGCAGAAGGCGAGCGTTGCCATGTTCGGGTCGGGGTGGTCGGGAGAGCACTCCGCAGTCGATGACACCCTGACCCGGTTCCTGGAGCATGTCCGCGAACTGTCCTCCGTACTCACCCACACCGAGCGGCAGCTCCTCCGCGGCCCCGAGGAACTCTGCGGGGACGCGACCCCTGTCCAGGCCATGCGGCGCTTCCTCGAACGGCACTACGTCGCTCACGGCCTCCGCCCCCGCGACGAGCACTTCCGTACCGAAGTGCGAGGCGAGGTTCTCAACCGGCCCGCCCGTTTCTGGGCCCCGAACAGACAAGATCTGCTGCCACAGTGGCAAACGACCGCCGAGCACTGGCCGAACCGGCGGCACGTCGGCTACGTCAGCGTTTACTACCACTCACGCTCCCTTACTACGGCCGCGCTGCCCGGACAGGGCGTCTACGCCAGCTTCAGCGAGGAAGACCGCAGGCTGTACGCGGAACTCATCGTGCACGGCCTCGCCATCTCCTGGCCCGACTCCGCGCTGGAGATGCACTTCATACGCCGCACCGACACAGCCGGGACCTGGTGGCCCACCCCGCTGGCCGCCTTCCTCACCCACGCGCCGTGGATCCCGCAGACCTCCCTCTCAGGCGACCCATCGGAGGGAACGGTGTTCGCGACCGCGGGCCGCGCCTGGTGGTGGCAGGCCACGCAGTCCCCGCCCCCGTTTCTCAGCGTGGTGCCCGCGGCCTTGCGCAGCAGTCGGTCCACCAAGCTCATGGCACGCCTCGGCCTGCTCGGCATCCGCTCCTGGGACGATGCCGGCACCGCGCTCGACAGGCTCGGCCACCTGCCCGACCTGGTGCAAGCCAGGCCTCACCTGCGCGAAGGCAGGCTCGCACACGAGATCGGACGGGAGTACGAGAAGGCATGGGCCCAGCTGCTGCCCGCCCAGGGCGGCACACGTACCGCCGACGGCGGGCACGCCACGCCACCGCACCGGCTGCTGGTCCACCGGGCCGGCGTCCTCGAATCGCTGGACCCGGCGCAGACGGACGAGACGGTCTTCGCCCCCGACCCTGACGGGGCTCAGAACCGGATCCTCCTGGACCGTGTCCCGGTACCCGTGATCCCGATCGGGGACAAGGCGCTTGGCGCCCGGGTCCACGCCTTCCTAGACAAGAGGGCGGCGTTCGACATCCAACGGTGCGGCGACGCCACACACGACATCCAGGCCGACGGACTGCCCGTCCGTGAGGCGATACGACTGCCACTGGTCCAGTACGCAGGTCCCTGGCTGCTCACCCTGGTCGCCGCTCTGCTGGAGTTCGACGAGGAGCGTGCGTCCCGGACGGAACCCGTGGCCGTGGCCGAGGCGACCAGCCTCCTGCGCCACTGCGAGGTGGCCGTGGCCGGCGAAGCCGTCGTCTGGATCGCCGGACACCGTCTCACCGAGAAGGGTACGGAGCGCGCCCTGCTCCACCCCCACCCCGACCGTCCCTGTGTCGTCGTCGTACACAGCGGGCTACGCACCGGCTGGCGGATACTCCGCTCCGCCGCGCCCGCCCTCGCCGCTCTCATCCGTGCTCCCCACCTCGAGCACATCCTGTGGAAGGCACTGACCCGGCTGGAGGAGCGGGGCCTGAAGACGGACGACGTTTCCGAGGAGGATCTCGCCGACGTCCTGGACTTGCGGCAGCACCAGTTGCGCGCCGTCCTCGCCGAGCGGGCCTCGCAGCGCTCCGGCAGCACGCGGCTCGTGCCGCTGCTCGCCTGCCTCGACCTCGACCTCGCGGAGGAACTTCAGCAACGCATCGAGGACTTTCCCGACCGTGCTGCCCTCCTGGCCTGGCTCACCTCCCGGGCTGGAACACCGGACGCGGAACGCCTCATGCGGCTCCTGGACGACGACGATCCGGAACGGCAGCTGAGGGCCCTGTCCGTAACCCTGGCCGAGGCCAACCGCGCCTGGCAGGCACTGGGCCTGCCGCCGATCGACAACACCGACCGGCACGAACGGCAGTTCGCGGCCTGGCTCCAACGGAACCGTCCCGCACTCGCCGAGCGGGTCAGGGACGCCCATGCCGACGACTACCGCTCCGGCAGGTCCCTGACTTCCTACGTGCGGCTGCGTGGCCTGCCCGCGCTCGCCCCGGACCCGGCCTGGCACACGACACTCTGGGACCTCACCGACCAACTCCTCCAGGCTCACGCGGACACCTGGCTGAACCGATCGCTCCCCGCACAACCGTCGACGTCCCGCGCGCTGGCGCCGCTCACCGAGGTCCGCGAGTCATCCACCGCCGCAGTCCACCGGCATCTGCCGCGCCTACGGCAGCTGATCGAGGACTGGCAGCGTCTGCGTCCGACCACCGTGGTGCCTCCGCCCCCGCAAGAGGTACTGCGAGCGCTGGACGGCCAAGGGCTGCTGGACTTCGAGGCCCTGTCCAAGAAGGCGTTGATCACCTGGCTCAACGACCACAGCCACTGGCCAGCGGGTATGCCCCTGTCCGACCGGCCGGCCCAACTAGGGCTGTCCCCGACGAACTCGCCGACGCCTGCCGGGCACAGCGGTACGCCCGCGGGCACCAGCCGATCCGGAGCACCCCTGCCGGGCCCCCAAGTGGTCATGAACGGCAGGCTCGTCCCGGCAGGTCCGGACGACCTGGCGGCGCTGGCCCGTGAGGTGGCCGCGGACCTGACACCGGAACAACGCGCCACCCCGGCCACGACCGTCACCGCACTCGTCCCGCGCATTCCCAGGCCGCGCACCCCGCTGCAGCCCGCCACCGGATCACAGGGCGGCTCCTACCAGGCCGCGGGCAACGACCAGGACCGCACCCTACCGGTGGGCCTCGCGGGGGAGGCAGCGGTGGCCACGTGGCTGCACGAGCAGTTCGGCGTCGCACCACAGGACTCGTGGAAGTCGAGCCTGCGCGTGCACGGACTGGCAGGTGCGCAGCCGGGGGACGACCGGCTCGGCTACGACTTCCTCATCCATGACGGCGACGCGACCTACCTCTACGAGGTCAAGTCGTCCACGGGCGACAGCGGAGAGATCATCCTGGGCGAGTCGGAGGTGCGACGCGCTTCCCGGCCGGCCCAGGGAGAGACGTACTTCATCGTGTACGTCTCTGACGTCCTGGACCGCGACCGCCGCAACATCACCGTCCTGCCCAACCCATTCAGTGCCCCCGACCTCGCCGGCTACGAACTGGTCAGCACCCAGATGAGGCTCCGATTCAATCTTGGTTGAACCAAATCAAGGGGACGGTCAGTTCGAAGTCTCTGGCGACCTGCCCGACCGAGCGGTCACCTTGTCGACACAGACCGACGATCTCATCCTTCAACTCCGGCGTGAACGAACGACGAGGGCGCCGAGGCTTCTTCTTCCCCATGCTCTCCAAGATGGACATCCTCCCGGGGCTGAACCCCAGATCTCGAATGCCCGTCAAAGAGGATCAAGCCCAATCGCGAGCTCGGCCTGGATGCGGTCGGCCTCCTCCCGCAGCTCGTCCACACGGCGGCGAGCATCCAGCTCACGCTGCTCAAGCAACGCCACAACCGACGGCATCCTCGGCCTCCCCAGGAGCGACGACACGACAGGCCACCACTCTCACGAAATCGCCACCCCTCTGCCTGACCAGCGAAAACGTCGCCCTCAGGTTCGGTACGACAACACCTACTGAGTTCGAACGTGAAATGTCGTTGGGCGCCCTTGACGGCCCGAATCAGACCGACGTGAGCTCCAGCGTGCCGAGGGGGAGGTAGAGGCTGGAGACCGTTCCGAGGCCGAGGGTGCACAGGGTGATGTCGGTGGACACTCCGGTGTAGTTGACCAGGACGGTATCCCCGGCGAACACTCCAGCAGTGACGACTCCGGTGGCGGTGACGGTGTAGACCCCACCGGCCGCGACCCTGGTGTAGTTGGTGCTCAGAGTGCTGGTCTGTCCGGTGTTCCAGGTGATCGTGTACGTGAACGTTCCGGGGCCGAGCAGGTCGGCGCAGCTGGTCGTAGTCGTCGCGGACGCGCTGCGCGTCCCTGAGGTGATCGCCGGCTGCGACAGTGAGACACATGGGCCGTAGAGAGCGGTCGTTGAGACGGTCACGGTCTGTGGCGTGAGGGTGAGCGGCGGGCTGTAGCTGTTGAGGACGCTCGTCGGCGGAGTGCAGGTCATGTCCAGCACACCCGCATTGGCCGGTGTGGCCAGGAACGCGACCGAGCCGACCCACATGACTAATGTCGCGATGACGAGACTCAGTGCACGTTTCATGTTCGGCTCCTCCACTCGGTGGCATACGCCATCCGAGCCTGGTACCGCGCCGGCAGACGGCGGGTGTCTGTGATCTCCCGCCCGGCTGGGCGAGAGTCTGTTCGCGAAGTGGGTTGGCGCACGGTTGACCCCGGAACGGGCGAGGAACCCGCGGCGATCGGAGTCGGAACGAGCGGTGGTCTTGGTCACCGGCCAGGTCTCCTGCAAGCCGGATACGGCAGACACGAAGGGAATCCGAGATCCCGCGGAACGCCGCGTCTACGCTCCGGCGGCCTCACCCATCCGAGCGGCCTCCGATGACCTCATAGCCGCTCTGTCCATCTCTCTTGGAGAGTCTCAGAATCCCAGCGCTTGTCAACAACCCGGTTCGTTCGCGTACCCACCCCGGCCGACCGCGGCCCCGGCCAGCCGTGGTGCCTCGGTATCCCGCGAGAGCCTGATCATCTGCGAGCGCATGGAAACCGTCCCGTTCCTCATGCGCGGTCGGTAGAAGATCGCGGAAGAGAACGACTTCCTGCTCGACGACCTCGAGTTCGCGTGGGGGCCACCCATCCGAACTCAATCGGTCAGCAGCAGTGGACGAGCCGGGGCGGGACAGGGCGACCCTGTCCGGCCCCGGCTGTCGTGCGGTAGGCCGAGGTCGAGCGCCTCCTGGGCAAAGTCGGCCCGGACCGGGCTGGGCTGGTCAGCGGGCGGCGGAGAGCCGTCCGGGTGCGCGGCTGCCAGCGCTCGGCCAGCTCGTCCTTCCAGCCGTTGGGCGGGGGCGCGGGATGCCCTGGGCGGCGAGCTGGTCGCGCTCCCAGCCGTCGGCGGGCGTGCGGGCGGCTTCGACCGGTTTCAGAGCCGCTCTACGGCCGGGTGCGGTACTGGACTGCTGGTGCCCTGGTCCTGCGTCAGAGCCGGGGCGGGTCGCGGGCTGGCCAGGACGGTGCAGCGGGCCCAGATCAGGAGGGTGAGGGGGTAGACGGCGTAGCCGATGCGGGTTGCCGGAGACAGCAGGATGGCGATGGTGAGGCCGAGCGCGAGCCGGCGGGCGGCAGCCGCTGTGGTCGTCGGCGGCTGAACGATGAGCGACAGGGCTATGGCAATGGCTCCGACTCCTATGAGAGCGACGGCGATGGTCCTGCCGTGGGGCAGCACGGCAGACAGGAGGGCGCCCAGGAGCGGGCTGGCGGCGGTCGAGGCGGTATCGCTCAGTCCGAAGGGGTAGAGCACCGCGTTGTCGAGGAAGGCATGCGGATCGGCCAGGAGCGGCGGCACGACCACCAACGCCGCCACTGCGACCGCCGCTGCAGCCGCGGTCCTGGCCGCGCGTGATCCCTTGGTCGCAGCCAGGAGGACGACGATGACCGGTATGGCCGGCCACGCGGTCCACTTCAGGATGGCTGCCGCTCCCAGTGCCAGACCCGCACCCACAGAACGGCCCCGGTGCGCGTATGCCAGGGCCAGAAGAACGAAGGCCACGACCACGGGATCAACTCCGCCTATGGCCAGCGGCAGCGCCACCACGGGGCAGGCCGCGATCCATGCCGCCCCCGTCACCGCCGTGCGTCGGGCCTGCGGCCGGCCCTTGACCAGCACGGCCACGGCAGCGGTCAGCGCGGCAACGAACCCAACCAGATTCCACAGGCGGGCGCTGGAGAACACTCCCGCGCCGAACAGCGCGTGGGGGAGCCCGAAGAGGGCCATGCCGGGCAGGTAGGGGTTGAAGTCACGCACCGCGACCGGATGCGAGAGGTAAGGGGTGCCGGTCTCCAGGAAGTGCTGGGCGGACCGTTCGACGACGCCGACCTCCATCTGCTGCAGGCCCACGGCAGTCAGCCACACCAGCGGAACGGCCATCGCGCCGACGACGCCGATCAGGGCCACCACACGAGACCACTGGACACGGGAACCCAGCGACACCAGCGCGGCACAGGCGTAGGCGACAGCAGCGGCAAGTCCCCACCGGTGCTGCGACGTGTTCGATGCGGAAGCAAGCCCCACACCCAGGGCCGTCAAGGAGCTCGCCGCCAATGCCCACAGGTCCCACCGGCGGACAACCATGCTGGAGCGGCGACCCGGACGTTGACCGGAGGCATCTGAAAATCTGAATATATGCATGTAAAGGGGCCTTGTCTAGAAAGTCGTCCGCACAAGTGAACAGACGCGCAGCAACCGGTTGGATGCGCTGGCGAACCGGGTGCCCGCTGTCGGGTGGCGGCCGGCATGGGGCCCTGCGTCACGTGAGGCGCGTTTCAGCGCATGCTGATCCGCGCCCTCGCGTTCTCTCCCTGAACAAGAGCGCACAGGACCGCGCCCGACACACCTCATCCAATCCAGTGCAGGTCGGGGGGACCAGGAAGTTCGACCGGTAGATAGAGCGGCCCGCATACTTCTGCCGGTGAGTACTACCAGTAGGTACGCCGTTCCGGCCGGGCAACGCAGACCAGGGGGACCACAGCGGTGAGCGACAACAGGTTCGGCGAGCGGCTGCACGCACTGCGCACGGGAGCGGGCATCAGCCAGGAGCGGCTGGCGCAGCGGGCGGGGATCAGTGTGCGGGCACTGTCGAACATGGAGCGCGGGCGGACGCGAGGGCCGCGGCAGCGCACGGTGGAGGCATTGGTGGCGGCCCTGGGAGCGGATGGCGTTGTGGGCCATGAGCTGGAGGACGCCGCCCGATCGGGTCGTCCACGGGCCGTCGGCGGGACGGGGCCCGGGTCGTCGGCCGGGACAAGACCAGGCGCGGGGTCGGCGGCTGAGCACGGGCTGGCGTTGCCGCGTGATCTTTGTGACTTCACCGCCCGCGGCCCCGCCCTGGCCGGGCTGCGGGTCCTGGCCGATCACCTCGATCCCGCCCGACCGCCGGTCGCCGTGATCTGCGGGCAGCCCGGGCTGGGCAAGACCGCCTTCGCCGTGCACGCCGCCCATACTCTGGCGCCAAGTTTCCCGGACGGGCAGTACGCCGTCGACCTGCGCGGCATGGACCCGAAGCCCACACCGCCGCGCGAGGTGCTCGCCCGGCTCCTTTACGCGCTCGGTGTGGCCGATACCGCTGTCCCGGCCGCCACCGACGAGCGCAGCGGTCTGCTGCGCTCGGTGCTGCGCGAGCGCCGGGTGCTGCTCCTTTTGGACAACGCCGCCGACGAGGACCAAGTCCGCCCTCTACTGCCCGGCCACGGCGCCTGTCTGACCCTGGTCACCAGTCGCCGCTCGCTGGCCGGCCTGGAAGCCGTCCACCGCACGGAGCTGGCGCTGCTGCGCCGGGAGGAGGCGGTCGAACTCCTCACCCGCGTCATCGGGTTGGAGCGGGTCGAGCGGGAGACACAGGCCGCCCGCGACCTTGCGGAACTCTGTGGGTACTTGCCCTTGGCCATGCGCATCGCCGCCCAGCGCCTGGCCTCCAGGCCCAGCGAGACCCTGGCCAAACTCGTTACCCAGCTCACTGCTCACGGGGACCGCCTGGACACGCTGCAGGCAGGCTCCCTGCAGATACGGTCCGCGTTCACCTTGTCCTACCGTCAGCTCAGCCCGGCCGCCCGCACCGTCTTCCGCCGCGCCTCACTCGCCTGCGGCCCCGACTTCAGCCCCACCACCGCAGCCCTCCTGGCAGACGTACCCCCACGCCAGGCCGCGCGCTGCCTCGAACGGCTGACCGACGCCGGACTGCTCCAACCCCACTCCACCGCCGACCGCTACCGCTTCCACGACCTCCTGCGCCTGTTCGCCGCCGAACAACTGGCCGAGGATGACGATCCCATCCAGATCGCCGACGCCCAGGACCGGGCCGCCCACTGGATCCTGCGCCGGGCCACCGCCGCCGCACTGCGCTTCGATGCCGACCACCACCAGGACGCGCCCGACGGCGATCCCGACCTGGCCACCGCGCCCACCGACCGTGAGCAGGCCCGGATCTGGCTGGAGGCCGAGCGGCCCCAGTGGCTCGCCGCCCTGGGCCAGGCCCAGACGGCAGGCCGGCACCAGCAGGTCATCGACGCCGCCGAAGCGATGCACTGGTTTTCCGACGTGACCGCGCACTGGGACCTGTGGGCGGAGGTGTTCCAGCGGGCCGCTGACTCCGCCCGCGCGCTCGGCAGCAGGCGCGACGAGGCCGTTCACCTCAACTACCTCGCCTGGGCCTACAACTTCTGCCTCCACGACTACCCCGCCGCCCTGGCCGCCGCACAAGCAGCCCTGGCCGCGGCATACGAGGCCGCGGACCAGCTCCAAGTGGGATGGGCCCTGGGCTACGCGGCGGGAGCACTCCGCCGGCTCGGACGGACCGACGAGTCCATTGTCCGGCTGCGCGAAGCAGCCGCCCACCTCAGGAACCACACAGACGCGCAAGTCCGCCTCGCCGAACTCGCCATTCTCAATACCCTGGGCCAGCACCTGCGCTACGCCAACCGTCCGGACGAGGCCCTGGTCATCCACCGGCGCAGCGAAGCTCTCTGCCTCGCCGGAGTGCCGGGGGTGCCGCACGACCTCGTCGCCTCCTTTCTGGCGCAGACCCGCCATAACCTCGGCAGCGACCTCATGGCCCTGGGGCAATGGGGCCAGGCCGAATCCCCTTTGCGTGCCGCCCTGGCCCACTGGGAGGCAGGCCGGATGCCTGCCTGGAGCGAACCCGTCCGCCTCGACCTCGGCATTACCCTGCGCCACCTCAACCGCCACCACGAGGCCCGCGCGACGTTGACCACGGCCCACCGCACCCTGATCGGGCTGAACAACCCCCGCCGGCGCGAAGCCGCCGACGAACTGTGCCAAGTCACCGCAGGGTCCGGCATCGCCGACCAGCCGATCGGCTGAGACGCCTCGTTCCTCCAGATGCGACCGCCGCCCGCAACGTGGAGCCGGTGCCCGTCCCAGCGGCGGGGAAGCGGCTTCCGCCCGGCCTCGCACTGCCGTGCCTGTCGACACGTATCCACAGGCGAACCTGGTTCTCCTGCCGTATGGCCGATCTCAAGCAGCAGCAGTAGCGAGGGGGCCACCGGCCTGGGCAACCTTGCCCACACCTCAGCCAGAAGAGGACATCACCTTACGAACGCCCACTGAGAGCTGATTCGTTTACACGTCGAGTGAGGCCAGTGCCCGGCGAGTAACGTCGGCCGGGGCCGCAGCGATGACGTCATTGAGTGCGTCCATGGAGGTCTGAAGGTCGCGGATGACCCGAGCGATGCGGTCGCGTTCCTGGTGTAGGTCGGCGAGCAAGTCCGAGCAGGTGGGGACGAGGCGGTCGCCGGTGTCCTGCAGGCACGGCAGGACTGTGGTGATCGTTGAGGTGCCCAGGCCCGCGGCCAGCAGGCTGCGGATGCGGCGGACGATGGCAACGTCCTCTTCGACGTATTCCCGGTATCCGCTGGGGAGCCGCTGCGGGTGGAGCAGATCCTGTTCCTCGTAGTAGCGCAGCAGGTGCACGGCCACGCCGGTCCGTCGGGACAGCTCACCGATGCGCACATGGACCTCCTGATGGTCGCGCGGGCTTTGCCCGTTCGACTTGACTCTCATACCGATGTGAGACTTTAGCGTCTGCGGCATGAAGGTGAACAAGGGTTTCGCGACGCTCGCCGCGTTGTGCGCGAGCGTCTTTGTCGTGGGTACTTCGGAGTACCTGATCGCCGGGCTGTTGCCCCAGGTCGGCGCTGATCTGGATGTCTCCGTGGGCACCGCCGGACAAGCGGTGACCGCATACGCGCTCGGAGTCGTGATCGGAGGGCCACTCATGGCCCTGCTGACCTCGCGTCTGCCGCGCAAGGGGCTCGCCATCGGCCTGATGCTGCTGTTCGCGGCGGGCAGCGCGATCAGCGCCGTGGCCCCGTCGTTCGGCCTGCTCCTCGTGGGCCGCATGGTC
This genomic interval from Streptomyces sp. NBC_00464 contains the following:
- a CDS encoding MerR family transcriptional regulator; amino-acid sequence: MRIGELSRRTGVAVHLLRYYEEQDLLHPQRLPSGYREYVEEDVAIVRRIRSLLAAGLGTSTITTVLPCLQDTGDRLVPTCSDLLADLHQERDRIARVIRDLQTSMDALNDVIAAAPADVTRRALASLDV
- a CDS encoding ATP-binding protein, with amino-acid sequence MSDNRFGERLHALRTGAGISQERLAQRAGISVRALSNMERGRTRGPRQRTVEALVAALGADGVVGHELEDAARSGRPRAVGGTGPGSSAGTRPGAGSAAEHGLALPRDLCDFTARGPALAGLRVLADHLDPARPPVAVICGQPGLGKTAFAVHAAHTLAPSFPDGQYAVDLRGMDPKPTPPREVLARLLYALGVADTAVPAATDERSGLLRSVLRERRVLLLLDNAADEDQVRPLLPGHGACLTLVTSRRSLAGLEAVHRTELALLRREEAVELLTRVIGLERVERETQAARDLAELCGYLPLAMRIAAQRLASRPSETLAKLVTQLTAHGDRLDTLQAGSLQIRSAFTLSYRQLSPAARTVFRRASLACGPDFSPTTAALLADVPPRQAARCLERLTDAGLLQPHSTADRYRFHDLLRLFAAEQLAEDDDPIQIADAQDRAAHWILRRATAAALRFDADHHQDAPDGDPDLATAPTDREQARIWLEAERPQWLAALGQAQTAGRHQQVIDAAEAMHWFSDVTAHWDLWAEVFQRAADSARALGSRRDEAVHLNYLAWAYNFCLHDYPAALAAAQAALAAAYEAADQLQVGWALGYAAGALRRLGRTDESIVRLREAAAHLRNHTDAQVRLAELAILNTLGQHLRYANRPDEALVIHRRSEALCLAGVPGVPHDLVASFLAQTRHNLGSDLMALGQWGQAESPLRAALAHWEAGRMPAWSEPVRLDLGITLRHLNRHHEARATLTTAHRTLIGLNNPRRREAADELCQVTAGSGIADQPIG